From Danio rerio strain Tuebingen ecotype United States chromosome 7, GRCz12tu, whole genome shotgun sequence, the proteins below share one genomic window:
- the nom1 gene encoding nucleolar MIF4G domain-containing protein 1 isoform 2 (isoform 2 is encoded by transcript variant 2) encodes MASISSQLEELYMNTSRKDMNDTLTDILLAACVTPALMPERLLMEHILLVSVLHYSVGLEVGAHFLETVVRQFDRIYSELDGTDKECDNLVSIIAHLYNFHVVHAVLVFDILKKLVTSFSSKDIELLLLVLKTVGFALRKDDPIALKELISEAQRKASAEGEQFQDQTRIRFMLETMMALKNNDMRKIPGYDPEPVEKLRKLQRTLIHSSAGSSDMKLRVSLDNLLEAERVGRWWIVGSSWSGAPMIDDQGNKTTTPSTKGEQYSAKMLELARKQRMNTDVRRNIFCVLMSSEDFLDAYEKLLRLGLKDQQEREIVHVLMDCCLQEKMFNRFYAVLAEKLCSHDRRFQMTFQFSLWDKFRDLANLSNRSFSNLVQLVTHLLHRKSLSLSILKAIEFGELDKPKVKFLKQILSKLLKETEPEDLVNIFGRISGIPKLGMLREGLKLFISHFLLRTVNTQEPPEQAKVLKDRAEVATKAMEARDAKIKL; translated from the exons ATGGCGTCCATCAGCAGTCAGTTGGAAGAGCTGTACATGAACACCAGCAGGAAGGACATGAACGATACACTCACTGACATTCTGCTGGCTGCCTGCGTCACGCCTGCTCTCATGCCAGAAAG GCTTCTAATGGAGCACATTCTACTTGTCAGCGTGCTTCACTATAGTGTTGGCCTGGAG GTTGGAGCTCATTTTTTAGAGACTGTAGTGCGTCAGTTTGATAGAATCTACAGTGAGCTTGATGGAACAGACAAAGAATGTGACAACTTGGTATCAATAATTGCTCACCTCTACAACTTTCATGTGGTCCATGCTGTCCTGGTGTTTGACATTCTGAAGAAACTGGTGACATCTTTCAGCTCAAAGGATATAGAGCTGCTTCTGCTGGTGCTAAAGACCGTTGGGTTCGCGCTCAGAAAGGACGACCCAATAGCTCTTAAGGAGTTGATCTCCGAGGCTCAGCGGAAAGCGAGTGCTGAAGGAGAACAATTTCAGGACCAAACAAGG ATTCGGTTTATGTTGGAGACGATGATGGCATTGAAGAACAACGACATGAGGAAGATTCCAGGTTATGACCCTGAACCTGTAGAGAAATTAAGAAAACTTCAGaggactttg ATTCACAGCAGTGCTGGCAGCAGTGACATGAAGTTGAGGGTCTCTCTGGACAATCTTCTGGAAGCTGAGCGTGTTGGCCGCTGGTGGATTGTGGGGTCTTCCTGGAGTGGAGCACCCATGATTGATGACCAGGGGAACAAGACAACCACCCCATCCACTAAAGGAGAGCAA TACAGTGCAAAAATGCTGGAGCTTGCTCGTAAACAAAGAATGAACACTGACGTCAGGAGGAATATTTTCTGTGTTCTCATGTCAAGTGAAGACTTTTTGGATGCGTATGAAAAACTATTAAG GTTAGGATTGAAAGACCAGCAAGAGCGGGAGATTGTTCATGTTTTGATGGACTGCTGCCTGCAGGAGAAGATGTTTAATAGATTTTATGCTGTTCTGGCTGAGAAGCTTTGCTCACATGATCGGCGGTTCCAG ATGACCTTTCAGTTTAGTCTATGGGATAAGTTCAGAGACCTGGCAAACCTTTCCAATAGGTCCTTCAGTAACCTGGTCCAGCTGGTCACTCATCTTTTACACAGGAAGTCTCTGTCTCTTTCTATTCTTAAG GCTATTGAGTTTGGGGAGCTTGATAAGCCTAAAGTGAAATTCCTGAAGCAGATTCTGTCAAAACTCCTTAAAGAAACCGAACCAGAAGATCTTGTGAATATATTTGGCAG GATCTCTGGAATTCCCAAGCTGGGAATGCTTCGGGAAGGCTTGAAGCTGTTCATCAGTCACTTTCTGCTCCGCACCGTTAACACACAAGAACCACCTGAGCAAGCCAAGGTACTCAAGGACAGAGCCGAGGTCGCCACTAAAGCCATGGAGGCCCGAGACGCTAAAATCAAGCTATAG
- the nom1 gene encoding nucleolar MIF4G domain-containing protein 1 isoform 1 (isoform 1 is encoded by transcript variant 1; The RefSeq protein has 5 substitutions compared to this genomic sequence): MKAKRQRKGKGGKQANNDKFKKLKDSVSDFVKSKGGFDKNENDQRVNFVKRKSRKDLRKEKRKMKKAKMKSHYMGQAMAKSSEELNPNTPAVKEENTHKPVLKKTTDAPQRQQKTKKGDAKTKDAKDETKSKKVHFSEDLPKQKKKSGLNESRKLALLEANVEEDREIKKLEKRLGLNKRKNKKSLPQSFTNDGLDYILGILEPGASATGLYESDEEMDIDKAKENFDELEEDSEEQMTDDEDTGDGEEEDEAQMEEEEDVEEEDTQIDDEEVEGDEEDDTDASEENEEVEEAESEQKNPESQELNPATTGKYVPPHLREAADSKRKAELEKLKRSVKGLINRLSQPNMASISSQLEELYMNTSRKDMNDTLTDILLAACVTPALMPERLLMEHILLVSVLHYSVGLEVGAHFLETVVRQFDRIYSELDGTDKECDNLVSIIAHLYNFHVVHAVLVFDILKKLVTSFSSKDIELLLLVLKTVGFALRKDDPIALKELISEAQRKASAEGEQFQDQTRIRFMLETMMALKNNDMRKIPGYDPEPVEKLRKLQRTLIHSSAGSSDMKLRVSLDNLLEAERVGRWWIVGSSWSGAPMIDDQGNKTTTPSTKGEQYSAKMLELARKQRMNTDVRRNIFCVLMSSEDFLDAYEKLLRLGLKDQQEREIVHVLMDCCLQEKMFNRFYAVLAEKLCSHDRRFQMTFQFSLWDKFRDLANLSNRSFSNLVQLVTHLLHRKSLSLSILKAIEFGELDKPKVKFLKQILSKLLKETEPEDLVNIFGRISGIPKLGMLREGLKLFISHFLLRTVNTQEPPEQAKVLKDRAEVATKAMEARDAKIKL; this comes from the exons ATGAAGGCAAAGCGGCAGCGCAAAGGTAAAGGTGGAAAGCAAGCAAACAATGACAAATTTAAGAAACTCAAGGATTCAGTCAGCGACTTTGTGAAGAGTAAAGGAGGCTTCGATAAAAATGAAAACGACCAAAGAGTAAATTTCGTAAAGCGGAAAAGCAGAAAAGACCTGCGCAAGGAGAAACGTAAGATGAAGAAAGCCAAGATGAAGAGCCACTACATGGGTCAGGTAATGGCAAAATCCAGCGAGGAGCTTAATCCAAACACTCCTGCTGTGAAggaggaaaacacacacaaaccagcCCTGAAGAAGACTACAGATGCTCCTCAGAGACAGCAGAAGACTAAAAAAGGCGATGCTAATACTAAAGACGCTAAAGATGAGACGAAAAGTAAGAAAGTCCACTTCTCAGAAGATCTGCCAAAGCAGAAAAAGAAATCTGGCCTGAACGAGAGCAGAAAGCTGGCTCTGTTAGAGGCGAATGTCGAAGAGGACAGAGAAATAAAGAAGCTAGAGAAACGCCTTGGACTGAATAAAAGAAAGAACAAGAAGAGTCTGCCTCAGTCTTTCACCAATGATGGGTTAGATTATATTTTAGGAATTCTTGAGCCTGGAGCGTCTGCTACGGGACTGTATGAGAGCGATGAAGAAATGGACATTGACAAAGCCAAGGAGAACTTTGATGAGCTGGAAGAAGACAGCGAGGAGCAAATGACAGACGATGAAGACACAGGTGATGGTGAGGAAGAGGTTGAAGCGCAGATGGAGGAAGAGGAGGACGTGGAGGAGGAAGACACACAAATAGATGATGAGGAGGTGGAAGGAGATGAAGAGGATGACTCGGATGCATCAGAGGAAAATGAAGAAGTGGAGGAAGCTGAATCTGAACAAAAAAATCCTGAAAGCCAGGAACTA AATCCTGCCACAACTGGCAAGTATGTTCCACCTCACCTGCGAGAGGCTGCAGACAGCAAACGCAAAGCTGAGCTGGAGAAGCTGAAGCGCAGTGTGAAAGGTCTGATTAACAG GTTGAGTCAGCCCAACATGGCGTCCATCAGCAGTCAGTTGGAAGAGCTGTACATGAACACCAGCAGGAAGGACATGAACGATACACTCACTGACATTCTGCTGGCTGCCTGCGTCACGCCTGCTCTCATGCCAGAAAG GCTTCTAATGGAGCACATTCTACTTGTCAGCGTGCTTCACTATAGTGTTGGCCTGGAG GTTGGAGCTCATTTTTTAGAGACTGTAGTGCGTCAGTTTGATAGAATCTACAGTGAGCTTGATGGAACAGACAAAGAATGTGACAACTTGGTATCAATAATTGCTCACCTCTACAACTTTCATGTGGTCCATGCTGTCCTGGTGTTTGACATTCTGAAGAAACTGGTGACATCTTTCAGCTCAAAGGATATAGAGCTGCTTCTGCTGGTGCTAAAGACCGTTGGGTTCGCGCTCAGAAAGGACGACCCAATAGCTCTTAAGGAGTTGATCTCCGAGGCTCAGCGGAAAGCGAGTGCTGAAGGAGAACAATTTCAGGACCAAACAAGG ATTCGGTTTATGTTGGAGACGATGATGGCATTGAAGAACAACGACATGAGGAAGATTCCAGGTTATGACCCTGAACCTGTAGAGAAATTAAGAAAACTTCAGaggactttg ATTCACAGCAGTGCTGGCAGCAGTGACATGAAGTTGAGGGTCTCTCTGGACAATCTTCTGGAAGCTGAGCGTGTTGGCCGCTGGTGGATTGTGGGGTCTTCCTGGAGTGGAGCACCCATGATTGATGACCAGGGGAACAAGACAACCACCCCATCCACTAAAGGAGAGCAA TACAGTGCAAAAATGCTGGAGCTTGCTCGTAAACAAAGAATGAACACTGACGTCAGGAGGAATATTTTCTGTGTTCTCATGTCAAGTGAAGACTTTTTGGATGCGTATGAAAAACTATTAAG GTTAGGATTGAAAGACCAGCAAGAGCGGGAGATTGTTCATGTTTTGATGGACTGCTGCCTGCAGGAGAAGATGTTTAATAGATTTTATGCTGTTCTGGCTGAGAAGCTTTGCTCACATGATCGGCGGTTCCAG ATGACCTTTCAGTTTAGTCTATGGGATAAGTTCAGAGACCTGGCAAACCTTTCCAATAGGTCCTTCAGTAACCTGGTCCAGCTGGTCACTCATCTTTTACACAGGAAGTCTCTGTCTCTTTCTATTCTTAAG GCTATTGAGTTTGGGGAGCTTGATAAGCCTAAAGTGAAATTCCTGAAGCAGATTCTGTCAAAACTCCTTAAAGAAACCGAACCAGAAGATCTTGTGAATATATTTGGCAG GATCTCTGGAATTCCCAAGCTGGGAATGCTTCGGGAAGGCTTGAAGCTGTTCATCAGTCACTTTCTGCTCCGCACCGTTAACACACAAGAACCACCTGAGCAAGCCAAGGTACTCAAGGACAGAGCCGAGGTCGCCACTAAAGCCATGGAGGCCCGAGACGCTAAAATCAAGCTATAG